A DNA window from Cutaneotrichosporon cavernicola HIS019 DNA, chromosome: 2 contains the following coding sequences:
- a CDS encoding uncharacterized protein (DUF2407 C-terminal domain) has translation MSTPPEPSENEPLLPPPASMGPASRSKLHARRYLPPPSDKAKGKQRAISPSDDEAQAPPDLPKAKGKTRAPDPGRPVTVIFSNEEDAGGHLEVWVEEGESVGKVKDKIRHMRPNVAGNQLRLIHAGRLLTDGILLLPWLRSLEERVRRQAGGAGVGDVLREVGRGLAGDDEEEEPEPVQERVYLHCNVGGPLEGAPTPSETEPEAVVPRRRGFDALLDAGLSPEEVAAMRRQFYESRGEEVPDLDVGVNDEHARALEEQWIEGDLTPETATTSSEGMYTAILHGLLAGFLYPLTPWFFFREEPLPNFFDAEAEADQLARRAESAARAEDERRAAAHAAAMRGHAGSDSLEVPHASSPAPSRESGSMRVSSSPLVGGELVGSVVFSKRMRIGIYLGTMINVVFGALRFLSV, from the exons atgtcGACACCTCCCGAACCGTCCGAGAACGagcccctcctcccaccaccagcGTCTATGGGCCCTGCATCGCGATCGAAACTTCATGCGCGGCGATACCTCCCACCCCCGTccgacaaggccaagggcaagcagCGCGCCATCTCCCCGTCCGATGACGAGGCGCAAGCGCCTCCCGACCtgcccaaggccaagggtAAGACTCGGGCGCCAGACCCCGGTCGGCCAGTTACGGTCATTTTCTCGAATGAGGAGGATGCCGGTGGCCATCTCGAAGTAtgggtcgaggagggcgaaAGTGTCGGAaaggtcaaggacaagaTCCGACACATGCGCCCAAACGTCGCTGGGAACCAGTTGCGCCTGATCCACGCTGGTCGACTGTTGACCGACGgtatcctcctccttccctgGCTTCGAAGCCTGGAAGAGCGGGTGCGCCGGCAGGCGGGGGGTGCTGGTGTCGGCGATGTTCTCCGTGAAGTTGGGCGCGGACtcgccggcgacgacgaagaggaagagccTGAACCGGTACAGGAACGGGTCTATCTCCACTGCAACGTTGGCGGACCATTGGAGGGTGCACCGACGCCCAGCGAGACCGAACCGGAGGCGGTGGTTCCGCGTAGACGCGGCTTTGATGCGCTTCTGGATGCTGGATTGTCGCCTGAAGAAGTGGCGGCTATGAGGCGCCAATTTTACGAAAGCcgaggggaagaggtgCCGGACCTAGACGTAGGCGTGAATGACGAGCATGCGCGCGCACTGGAGGAACAGTGGATCGAGGGCGACCTCACCCCCGAAACCGCAACCA CCTCATCGGAGGGCATGTACACGGCCATCCTGCATGGCCTGCTCGCGGGATTCCTGTACCCTCTCACGCCGTGGTTTTTTTTCCGCGAAGAGCCGCTGCCCAATTTCTTCGACGCAGAAGCTGAAGCCGACCAGCttgctcgacgagctgagtccgccgcgcgtgccgaggatgagcggAGGGCTGCTGCACACGCTGCAGCTATGCGCGGACATGCCGGGTCTGACAGCCTCGAAGTACCGCACGCTAGCAGTCCCGCGCCATCGCGCGAGAGCGGTAGCATGCGTGTTAGTAGCTCGCCGCTCGTTGGCGGGGAACTCGTCGGCTCGGTCGTGTTCAGCAAGCGGATGCGG ATCGGCATCTACTTGGGCACGATGATCAACGTTGTGTTCGGTGCGCTCCGTTTCCTCTCAGTATAG
- a CDS encoding uncharacterized protein (Tetratricopeptide repeat), protein MFARSVLRAGRILTNPARSVARTVSASPALLTPLPAASRWSRAYASAATPVSPTDPKLGHAQSLLEYGTRALEEGDLPRAKAAYEESISVMPTSGAWFNLGVVEYQLAGPLGAIEAWKQSIALEPSADAYTNLGSAYMMCKPPQTAEAIKALTAAMEIAPEDPEIQFNLAAVLESTDQLDTALTLYRKALSGGVERALANIRNIGGKILAKRLSDEQKPEDKEDK, encoded by the exons ATGTTTGCCCGCTCCGTCCTCCGCGCCGGCCGCATCCTTACCAACCCCGCCCGCTCAGTTGCGCGGACAGTGTCCGCATCGCCTGCATTGCTCACCCCGTTGCCTGCTGCATCGCGCTGGAGCCGAG catACGCTTCCGCGGCAACGCCCGTGTCCCCGACCGACCCGAAGCTCGGGCACGCCCAGAGCCTTCTGGAATACgggacgcgcgcgctcgaggagggcgacctGCCccgcgccaaggccgcaTATGAGGAGAGCATCAGTGTGATGCCGACCAGCGGGGCGTGGTTCAACCTCGGCGTGGTCGAGTACCAGCTTG CCGGACCACTGGGCGCCATCGAGGCGTGGAAGCAGAGCATTGCTCTCGAACCCAGCGCCGACGCTTATACCAATCTCGGAAGTGCGTATATGATGTGCAAGCCGCCCCAGACAGCTGAGGCCATCAAGGCGCTCACGGCGGCGATGGAGATCGCTCCCGAGGACCCTGAGATCCAGTTCAACCTAGCGGCTGTGCTCGAGTCGACGGACCAGCTTGACACGGCCCTCACGCTGTACCGCAAGGCTCTGTCTGGCGGTGTtgagcgcgcgctcgccaacaTCCGCAACATTGGGGGCAAGATCCTCGCAAAGAGACTTTCCGATGAACAAAAGCCTGAGGACAAGGAAGACAAGTAG